A region of Paraburkholderia sp. BL23I1N1 DNA encodes the following proteins:
- the tatA gene encoding Sec-independent protein translocase subunit TatA, protein MGSLSIWHWLIVLLIVALVFGTKKLRNIGTDLGGAVKGFKEGMKEAETPAAGDAQQRELPRNGTVDVDAKEKAPRSGDYR, encoded by the coding sequence ATGGGTTCGTTGAGCATTTGGCATTGGCTGATCGTGTTGCTGATCGTGGCGCTCGTGTTCGGCACGAAGAAGCTGCGCAATATCGGCACCGATCTGGGTGGCGCGGTGAAGGGCTTCAAGGAAGGCATGAAGGAAGCCGAAACGCCCGCTGCAGGTGACGCGCAGCAGCGCGAACTGCCGCGCAATGGCACGGTAGATGTGGATGCGAAGGAAAAAGCGCCGCGTTCAGGCGATTACCGCTAA
- the tatB gene encoding Sec-independent protein translocase protein TatB — translation MLDLGLTKMALIGVVALVVLGPERLPRVARTAGALFGRAQRYINDVKAEVTREIELDELRRMKTEFEAAASNVETSVQDNLRKHETELNDAWNSGTSVSPSIAGGALEDAGNSSWQTSTPPAGPKRKNWRVKQTAMPTWYKRATTRRTRVLSGAARVARHTPATMRRPTRFF, via the coding sequence ATGCTGGACCTCGGTCTAACCAAGATGGCGCTGATCGGCGTCGTTGCGCTAGTCGTACTCGGGCCTGAGCGCCTGCCTCGCGTCGCCCGCACGGCCGGCGCGCTGTTCGGCCGCGCGCAGCGGTATATCAATGACGTGAAGGCCGAAGTTACCCGCGAAATCGAACTCGACGAATTGCGTCGCATGAAAACCGAGTTCGAAGCGGCGGCGAGCAACGTCGAAACCAGCGTTCAGGACAATCTGCGCAAGCATGAAACCGAACTGAACGATGCGTGGAATAGCGGCACCTCGGTGTCGCCAAGCATTGCCGGCGGCGCGCTTGAAGACGCCGGCAATTCGTCGTGGCAGACCAGCACGCCACCGGCAGGCCCCAAACGCAAGAACTGGCGCGTCAAGCAGACAGCCATGCCCACCTGGTACAAGCGCGCCACCACGCGCCGCACGCGTGTGCTATCAGGTGCGGCGCGCGTGGCGCGGCATACGCCGGCCACCATGCGTCGTCCGACGCGGTTCTTCTGA
- the tatC gene encoding twin-arginine translocase subunit TatC — MSDPQQTQNEGTEETFISHLVELRDRIIRAGLAVIVVFVGLVYWAPDIFRLLARPLMQNLPKDGKMIVTDVTGSFFVPMKVTMLVAFVIALPIVLYQIWAFVAPGLYQHEKKLVGPLVGSSYTLFLCGMAFAYFVVFPTIFRVMAHYNAPLGAEMTTDIDNYLSFVLTMFIAFGVTFEVPIVVVLLVRMNVLTIKKLREIRPYVIVGAFVISAVVTPPDVFSQLILAIPLIVLYEAGIIAARLIVGKQPVAVEDASPPN; from the coding sequence GTGAGCGACCCCCAGCAAACCCAGAACGAAGGCACTGAAGAGACCTTCATTTCCCACCTCGTTGAATTGCGCGACCGTATCATCCGCGCCGGCCTTGCCGTCATCGTGGTGTTTGTCGGGCTCGTGTATTGGGCGCCGGACATCTTCCGGCTGCTGGCGCGGCCCTTGATGCAGAATCTGCCGAAGGACGGCAAGATGATCGTCACCGACGTCACCGGCTCGTTCTTCGTGCCGATGAAGGTGACCATGCTGGTCGCCTTCGTGATCGCGCTGCCGATCGTGCTGTATCAGATCTGGGCGTTCGTGGCACCAGGCCTGTATCAGCATGAGAAGAAACTGGTCGGGCCGCTGGTGGGCAGCAGCTACACGCTGTTCCTGTGCGGCATGGCGTTCGCGTACTTCGTGGTGTTTCCGACCATCTTCCGCGTGATGGCGCACTACAACGCGCCGCTCGGCGCGGAGATGACGACCGATATCGACAACTACCTGAGCTTCGTGCTCACCATGTTCATCGCGTTCGGCGTGACGTTCGAAGTGCCGATTGTCGTGGTGCTGCTGGTCCGCATGAACGTGCTGACCATCAAGAAGCTTAGGGAAATCCGTCCGTATGTGATCGTGGGCGCGTTCGTGATTTCGGCGGTGGTGACGCCGCCGGACGTGTTCTCGCAGCTGATTCTGGCGATTCCGCTGATCGTGCTGTACGAGGCGGGGATCATCGCGGCGCGGTTGATTGTCGGCAAGCAGCCGGTAGCGGTTGAAGACGCAAGTCCGCCGAATTAA
- a CDS encoding Nif3-like dinuclear metal center hexameric protein, giving the protein MDRIELELYLNNLLETARFKDYCPNGLQVEGRRKVNKLATGVTASVAFLEAALDWGADAVLVHHGYFWRNEAPQITGRKHARLKLLIANDLNLFAYHLPLDDHPEFGNNAQIGAKMGWISDARFGENDLGWLATFPMPITLAHFTAQVEQTLGRTPLVFGDPDRELRRVGWCTGAAQGMFDAAINAGADVYLTGEVSESVMHTSAESGVAFLAAGHHATERFGVQAVGKHLSEQFDIEHLFIDIPNPV; this is encoded by the coding sequence ATGGATCGGATCGAACTTGAATTGTACTTGAACAATCTCCTTGAAACCGCGCGCTTCAAGGACTATTGCCCCAATGGATTGCAGGTGGAAGGGCGCCGCAAGGTCAATAAGCTCGCGACCGGTGTTACCGCTTCAGTGGCCTTTCTTGAGGCCGCACTCGACTGGGGTGCGGACGCGGTGCTGGTCCATCACGGCTACTTCTGGCGCAACGAGGCGCCGCAAATCACCGGGCGCAAACACGCGCGGCTGAAGCTGCTGATCGCCAACGACCTGAACCTGTTCGCCTATCACCTGCCGCTCGACGACCATCCCGAGTTCGGCAACAACGCGCAAATCGGCGCAAAGATGGGCTGGATCAGCGACGCGCGCTTCGGCGAGAACGACCTCGGCTGGCTCGCCACCTTCCCGATGCCGATCACGCTCGCGCACTTCACCGCGCAAGTCGAGCAGACGCTTGGGCGCACGCCGCTCGTGTTCGGCGACCCCGATCGCGAACTGCGCCGCGTGGGCTGGTGCACGGGCGCCGCGCAAGGCATGTTCGACGCCGCGATCAATGCCGGCGCCGACGTCTACCTGACCGGCGAGGTGTCGGAGTCGGTCATGCACACCTCGGCGGAAAGCGGCGTGGCGTTCCTCGCGGCCGGCCATCACGCCACCGAGCGTTTCGGCGTGCAGGCGGTGGGCAAGCATCTGTCCGAGCAGTTCGATATCGAACACCTGTTTATCGATATCCCTAATCCCGTTTGA
- the petA gene encoding ubiquinol-cytochrome c reductase iron-sulfur subunit yields the protein MRDKEDERVDGGRRTWLIATTVAGGIGGVATVVPFVSSFAPSEKAKAAGAPVEVDISDLKPGDMKTVAWRGKPVWIINRTDRMLADVQKADNEVADPHTKNPFSMPLPEYCNNEFRSRTDHKNLFVAVAVCTHLGCTPTPRFQEGAQPNLPDDWPGGFLCPCHGSTYDMAGRVFKNKPAPQNLDIPPYMFTSATGLVIGKDEKGEA from the coding sequence ATGCGAGACAAGGAAGATGAACGCGTCGACGGCGGCCGCCGTACCTGGCTGATAGCGACGACCGTAGCAGGTGGCATAGGAGGCGTTGCCACTGTCGTACCCTTTGTTAGTTCGTTTGCACCATCTGAAAAGGCCAAGGCAGCAGGTGCCCCGGTCGAAGTCGATATTAGTGATCTCAAGCCCGGCGACATGAAGACCGTCGCCTGGCGCGGTAAGCCGGTGTGGATCATCAACCGCACCGACAGGATGCTCGCCGATGTCCAGAAAGCCGATAACGAAGTAGCGGATCCCCACACGAAGAATCCTTTTTCGATGCCGTTGCCGGAGTACTGCAACAACGAGTTCCGTTCGCGTACCGATCACAAGAATCTTTTCGTCGCCGTCGCCGTGTGCACCCATCTGGGTTGTACGCCGACGCCGCGCTTCCAGGAGGGCGCACAGCCCAATCTTCCCGACGACTGGCCAGGCGGCTTTCTGTGCCCGTGCCACGGCTCGACCTATGACATGGCCGGCCGCGTCTTCAAGAACAAACCTGCGCCGCAGAACCTCGACATCCCGCCCTACATGTTCACGTCGGCCACCGGCCTCGTGATCGGCAAGGACGAGAAAGGAGAAGCGTAA
- a CDS encoding cytochrome bc complex cytochrome b subunit, with amino-acid sequence MAIEHEVETTGLVGWIDRRFPMTSTWKKHVSEYYAPKNFNFWYFFGSLALLVLVNQIVTGIFLTMNYKPDATLAFSSVEYIMREVPWGWLIRYMHSTGASMFFVVVYLHMFRGLLYGSYRKPRELVWVFGCAIFLCLMAEAFFGYLLPWGQMSFWGAQVIVNLFSAIPFIGPDLSLWIRGDYVVSDVTLNRFFAFHVIAIPLVLIGLVVAHLVALHEVGSNNPDGIEIKAKKGPDGIPLDGIPFHPYYSVHDFMGVSVFLIIFAAIIFFAPEMGGYFLEANNFIPANPLQTPQEIAPVWYFTAFYAMLRATTDPFKIVLMIIIALLGLVALVRARGKWKLGLPVLAVLVIVAMAFTESKFWGVVVMGGAVVSLFFLPWLDRSPVKSIRYRPFFHKVFYGIFVLAFLTLGFLGTKPPSPASTLIAQVCALIYFAFFLGMPVWTRLGTFKQPPERVRFKPH; translated from the coding sequence ATGGCGATCGAACATGAAGTAGAGACGACCGGGCTGGTCGGCTGGATCGACCGGCGCTTCCCCATGACGTCTACGTGGAAGAAGCACGTATCCGAGTACTACGCGCCGAAGAACTTCAACTTCTGGTACTTCTTCGGTTCGCTCGCGCTGCTGGTGCTGGTCAATCAGATCGTCACCGGCATCTTCCTCACCATGAACTACAAGCCCGACGCGACGCTCGCGTTCTCGTCGGTCGAGTACATCATGCGCGAGGTGCCGTGGGGCTGGCTGATCCGCTATATGCACTCCACGGGCGCGTCGATGTTCTTCGTCGTCGTGTATCTGCATATGTTCCGTGGGCTGTTGTACGGCTCGTACCGCAAGCCGCGCGAACTGGTGTGGGTGTTCGGCTGCGCGATCTTTCTGTGCCTGATGGCCGAGGCGTTCTTCGGCTACCTGCTGCCGTGGGGCCAGATGTCGTTCTGGGGCGCGCAGGTGATCGTGAACCTGTTCTCGGCTATTCCGTTCATCGGGCCGGATCTGTCGCTGTGGATTCGCGGCGACTACGTCGTATCGGACGTGACGCTGAACCGCTTCTTCGCGTTTCACGTGATCGCGATTCCGCTGGTGCTGATCGGACTGGTGGTCGCTCACCTGGTGGCGCTGCATGAAGTGGGGTCGAACAACCCCGACGGCATCGAGATCAAGGCGAAGAAGGGCCCGGACGGCATTCCGCTCGACGGCATCCCGTTCCACCCGTACTACTCCGTGCACGATTTCATGGGCGTCTCGGTGTTCCTGATCATTTTTGCCGCGATCATCTTTTTCGCGCCGGAAATGGGCGGGTACTTCCTTGAAGCAAACAACTTCATTCCCGCCAATCCGCTGCAAACGCCGCAGGAAATTGCGCCTGTGTGGTACTTCACGGCTTTCTATGCGATGCTGCGCGCCACCACCGATCCGTTCAAGATCGTGCTGATGATCATCATCGCGTTGCTCGGCCTGGTTGCGCTGGTGCGCGCACGCGGCAAGTGGAAGCTCGGTTTGCCGGTGCTCGCGGTGCTGGTGATCGTGGCCATGGCGTTCACGGAATCGAAGTTCTGGGGCGTGGTGGTGATGGGCGGCGCGGTAGTCTCGCTGTTCTTCCTGCCGTGGCTCGACCGCTCGCCGGTGAAGTCGATCCGTTACCGGCCGTTTTTTCACAAAGTGTTCTACGGGATCTTCGTGCTCGCTTTCCTGACGTTGGGCTTCCTCGGCACCAAACCGCCGTCGCCTGCCTCGACGTTGATTGCTCAGGTGTGTGCGCTGATCTACTTTGCGTTTTTCCTCGGCATGCCCGTCTGGACGCGGCTTGGCACGTTCAAGCAGCCGCCCGAGCGGGTGCGGTTCAAGCCCCACTAA
- a CDS encoding cytochrome c1, which translates to MKKLLSTCALIGATLLAVLAGPVHADENFPLDRAPDNAENFASLQHGAQLFVNYCLNCHSANLMRYSRLTDLGIAPSEIQANLLFTTDKVGNTMTVAMRPDDAKAWFGASPPDLSVEARARGKDWLYTYLRSFYRDNTRPTGWNNLVYENVSMPHVLWQLQGQRTAKFGDEVDEKTGETVHKFVGFQQVTPGTMSPVDYDSAVADLVSYLSWMSEPTQKTRKQLGVWVLLFLGILSFFAWRLNAAYWKHIK; encoded by the coding sequence ATGAAAAAACTGCTTTCGACGTGCGCGCTGATCGGCGCGACACTGCTCGCGGTGCTGGCCGGACCGGTGCACGCGGACGAGAATTTCCCTCTCGATCGCGCGCCCGATAACGCGGAGAATTTTGCTTCGTTGCAGCATGGAGCCCAATTGTTTGTAAACTATTGCCTGAATTGCCACAGCGCGAATCTGATGCGCTACAGCCGGCTGACCGACCTCGGCATTGCGCCGAGCGAAATCCAGGCGAATTTGCTGTTCACCACGGACAAAGTCGGCAACACCATGACGGTGGCGATGCGCCCGGACGACGCGAAAGCGTGGTTCGGCGCGAGTCCGCCGGATTTGTCGGTGGAAGCGCGGGCGCGGGGCAAAGACTGGCTGTACACGTATCTGCGCAGCTTCTATCGCGACAATACGCGGCCGACCGGCTGGAACAATCTGGTGTATGAAAACGTGAGCATGCCTCACGTGTTGTGGCAGCTTCAGGGGCAACGTACCGCGAAGTTCGGTGACGAAGTCGACGAAAAAACAGGCGAAACGGTGCACAAATTTGTCGGCTTCCAACAGGTCACGCCGGGGACGATGTCGCCGGTAGATTATGATTCTGCTGTGGCCGACCTCGTGTCGTACCTGTCATGGATGTCCGAACCGACGCAGAAAACCCGCAAACAGCTTGGCGTGTGGGTACTGCTGTTCCTCGGCATCCTGAGCTTTTTCGCCTGGCGACTGAACGCCGCGTACTGGAAACATATCAAATAA
- a CDS encoding glutathione S-transferase N-terminal domain-containing protein: MMVLYSGTTCPFSQRCRLVLFEKGMDFEIRDVDLFNKPEDIAVMNPYGQVPILVERDLILYESNIINEYIDERFPHPQLMPADPVQRARARLFLLNFEKELFVHVGTLENEKGKAAEKNHEKARLAIRDRLTQLAPIFLKNKYMLGEEFSMLDVAIAPLLWRLDHYGIELSKNAAPLMKYAERIFSRPAYIEALTPSEKVMRR; encoded by the coding sequence ATGATGGTTCTGTATTCCGGCACAACTTGCCCGTTCTCCCAGCGCTGCCGGCTGGTGTTGTTCGAAAAGGGCATGGACTTCGAGATCCGCGACGTCGACCTGTTTAACAAGCCGGAAGACATCGCTGTGATGAATCCGTATGGTCAGGTGCCGATTCTCGTGGAACGGGACCTGATTCTGTACGAATCGAACATCATCAACGAGTACATCGACGAGCGCTTCCCGCACCCGCAACTGATGCCGGCCGATCCGGTTCAGCGCGCCCGCGCCCGTCTGTTCCTGCTCAATTTCGAAAAGGAACTGTTCGTTCACGTCGGCACCCTCGAAAACGAAAAGGGCAAGGCCGCCGAGAAGAATCACGAGAAGGCACGTCTCGCGATCCGCGATCGTTTGACGCAGCTCGCGCCGATCTTCCTGAAGAACAAGTACATGCTTGGCGAAGAGTTCTCGATGCTGGACGTCGCGATCGCGCCGTTGCTGTGGCGTCTGGATCACTACGGCATCGAGCTCTCGAAGAACGCTGCACCGCTGATGAAGTACGCCGAGCGCATTTTCAGCCGCCCGGCTTATATCGAAGCGCTGACGCCTTCGGAAAAGGTGATGCGTCGTTGA
- a CDS encoding ClpXP protease specificity-enhancing factor, translating to MQEISTKPYLLRALYEWCTDNGYTPHIAVRVDNQTRVPRQFVRDNEIVLNISFEATSQLQMGNEWIEFSARFSGKSHKIEVPIANILAIYARENGQGMAFPVESAGGEAQDSGADAELADETESTVVPVSVAPRAVETPSPADAAKAESATDGPQPDDDGSKGGGRARLKIVK from the coding sequence ATGCAAGAGATTTCCACCAAGCCTTATCTGCTGCGCGCGCTGTACGAATGGTGCACGGATAACGGCTATACGCCACATATCGCGGTCCGGGTCGACAATCAGACGCGCGTGCCGCGTCAGTTCGTGCGCGACAACGAAATCGTGTTGAACATCAGCTTCGAGGCGACCAGCCAGTTGCAGATGGGCAACGAATGGATCGAGTTCAGCGCGCGCTTCTCCGGCAAGTCGCACAAGATCGAAGTGCCGATCGCGAATATTCTCGCGATCTACGCGCGCGAAAACGGCCAGGGCATGGCGTTCCCGGTCGAATCGGCAGGCGGCGAAGCGCAGGACTCAGGCGCCGACGCGGAATTGGCCGACGAAACCGAATCGACGGTGGTGCCGGTCAGCGTGGCGCCGCGTGCGGTCGAAACGCCGTCTCCTGCCGATGCCGCCAAAGCGGAAAGCGCGACCGACGGCCCGCAGCCTGACGACGACGGTTCGAAAGGCGGCGGAAGGGCTCGCCTTAAGATCGTGAAATGA
- a CDS encoding class I SAM-dependent methyltransferase, whose amino-acid sequence MTSPATITWPEADGPRTARWRSEAAVPPPKRVVVADDRTTADSAYRLACEGTALLWNGDFQNARQLLQAVTRRLERKPRKQGETPIDAFNLHRQAQSQRARTLGMILIPLDAAYGIPLRRAPEVQQACIETYGPSADESSVVSLRELLGLIGAHEWRKKGVEIPTLGERIHPHYGVFSPVRGEYVDLVAGTPLPSLNKAFDIGTGTGVLAALLVKRGVKKIVATDQDPRALACARENLTRLGYDQQVEVVQADLFPEGRAPLVVCNPPWVPARPASPIEYAIYDSESRMLLGFLNGLAEHLSPGGEGWLIMSDFAEHLGLRTREWLLAAIEKAGLTVVGREDIRPRHPKSTDETDALHAARVAEVTSLWRLKAR is encoded by the coding sequence ATGACCAGCCCCGCAACCATCACCTGGCCCGAAGCCGACGGCCCCCGCACCGCGCGTTGGCGCTCCGAAGCCGCGGTGCCGCCGCCCAAGCGCGTCGTTGTTGCAGACGACCGCACCACTGCCGACTCCGCCTACCGCCTCGCGTGCGAAGGTACCGCGCTGCTGTGGAACGGCGATTTTCAGAACGCTCGCCAATTGCTGCAAGCGGTCACGCGCCGGCTGGAGCGCAAGCCGCGCAAGCAGGGCGAAACGCCGATCGACGCGTTCAACCTGCATCGTCAGGCGCAGTCGCAACGTGCCCGCACGCTCGGCATGATTCTGATCCCGCTCGACGCCGCTTACGGCATCCCGCTGCGCCGCGCGCCTGAAGTGCAGCAGGCCTGCATCGAAACCTACGGACCGTCTGCCGACGAATCCTCGGTCGTGTCGCTGCGCGAATTGCTCGGACTGATCGGCGCGCACGAGTGGCGCAAGAAGGGCGTTGAAATTCCCACACTGGGTGAGCGCATCCATCCGCACTACGGGGTGTTTTCGCCGGTGCGCGGCGAATACGTGGACCTGGTCGCGGGCACGCCGTTGCCTTCCCTGAACAAGGCGTTCGATATCGGCACCGGCACGGGCGTGCTGGCCGCGCTGCTCGTCAAACGCGGCGTGAAGAAAATCGTCGCGACCGACCAGGACCCGCGAGCGCTCGCCTGCGCGCGAGAAAACCTCACGCGTCTTGGCTACGATCAGCAAGTCGAGGTCGTGCAGGCCGATCTGTTTCCGGAAGGCCGTGCGCCGCTCGTAGTCTGCAATCCGCCGTGGGTGCCGGCGCGGCCCGCATCGCCGATTGAATACGCAATTTACGATTCGGAAAGCCGCATGCTGCTGGGTTTTCTGAACGGCCTGGCGGAACATCTGTCGCCGGGCGGGGAAGGCTGGCTGATCATGTCGGATTTTGCCGAGCATCTCGGATTGCGTACGCGCGAGTGGCTGCTTGCCGCTATTGAAAAGGCGGGGCTGACGGTGGTCGGCCGCGAGGATATTCGTCCGCGGCACCCCAAATCGACTGATGAAACCGACGCGCTGCACGCGGCGCGTGTGGCTGAAGTGACGTCGCTGTGGCGGTTGAAGGCTCGCTAA
- a CDS encoding TIGR03862 family flavoprotein has translation MPPSFNSARVAVIGGGPAGLMAAEALAQHGVQVDVYDAMPSVGRKFLMAGKGGMNITHSEPLKPFLDRYGARRKQIAPLLDAFGPDALRAWLHGLGVETFVGSSGRVFPTDMKAAPMLRAWLHRLREAGVRFHMRHKWTGWANGDSGDTAAHALRFATPDGEQRMTCDAVVFALGGASWPRLGSDAAWAPLLSAREVPVTPLRPANCGFDADWSPYLRERFAGQPVKSVAITLTGADNKVHNRQGEILLTETGLEGSLIYALSAVIRERILADGDITIALDLAPGLTLERVVAEVTRPRGSRSMSTHLHGRIGISGVKLALLHEMLSKEAFADAEGLAHAIKALPVRLVRARPIAEAISTAGGVPFEALDRHLMIERLPGAFCAGEMLDWEAPTGGYLLTACFASGLVAGRGALAYLKARGVPV, from the coding sequence ATGCCACCTTCCTTCAATTCCGCCCGCGTCGCCGTGATCGGCGGCGGCCCCGCCGGCTTGATGGCCGCCGAAGCGCTCGCCCAACACGGCGTCCAGGTCGACGTCTACGACGCGATGCCGTCGGTTGGCCGCAAGTTCCTGATGGCGGGCAAAGGCGGCATGAACATCACGCATTCCGAACCGCTCAAGCCGTTTCTCGACCGCTACGGCGCGCGCCGCAAACAGATCGCGCCGCTACTCGATGCGTTCGGTCCCGATGCGTTGCGGGCATGGTTGCATGGGCTTGGCGTCGAAACGTTCGTCGGCAGTTCAGGACGGGTTTTTCCGACCGATATGAAAGCGGCGCCGATGTTGCGCGCGTGGTTGCATCGGTTGCGCGAAGCCGGCGTGCGCTTTCACATGCGCCACAAGTGGACTGGTTGGGCCAACGGCGATAGCGGCGACACTGCTGCACACGCGTTACGCTTTGCCACACCCGACGGCGAGCAACGCATGACCTGCGACGCCGTGGTATTCGCGCTCGGCGGCGCAAGCTGGCCGCGGCTCGGATCGGACGCCGCCTGGGCGCCGCTGCTGAGCGCGCGCGAGGTGCCGGTCACGCCCTTGCGCCCCGCGAACTGCGGCTTCGACGCGGACTGGAGCCCCTATCTGCGCGAGCGCTTCGCCGGCCAGCCGGTGAAATCCGTGGCCATCACACTCACCGGCGCAGACAATAAAGTCCACAATCGACAAGGTGAAATACTTCTGACCGAAACGGGCCTCGAAGGGAGCCTGATTTATGCGCTGTCGGCTGTTATCCGGGAGCGGATTCTCGCCGACGGCGACATCACGATCGCCCTGGACCTGGCGCCAGGCTTGACGTTGGAGCGTGTGGTGGCCGAGGTGACGCGACCGCGCGGCTCGCGTTCCATGTCGACTCACCTGCACGGCAGAATCGGCATTAGCGGCGTAAAACTGGCCTTGCTGCATGAGATGCTGTCGAAGGAAGCCTTCGCCGACGCAGAGGGTCTTGCGCACGCGATCAAGGCACTCCCAGTGCGGCTCGTACGCGCCCGACCTATCGCGGAAGCGATCAGCACCGCCGGCGGCGTCCCCTTCGAAGCGCTCGATCGGCATTTGATGATCGAGCGTCTGCCCGGTGCGTTCTGCGCGGGGGAAATGCTCGACTGGGAAGCGCCGACCGGCGGTTATCTGCTCACTGCCTGCTTCGCCAGCGGGCTGGTGGCGGGACGCGGCGCATTGGCGTATCTCAAGGCGCGCGGCGTGCCGGTCTGA
- a CDS encoding DUF1059 domain-containing protein yields MTRKYIDCREFPSETNCTVALSADNESELLDAAVQHAVTVHKHADSPELRAQLKTLFHDGTPPVEAPRA; encoded by the coding sequence ATGACTCGCAAATACATCGACTGCCGCGAGTTCCCGAGCGAAACGAATTGCACCGTTGCGCTATCCGCCGACAACGAGAGCGAATTGCTCGACGCGGCCGTGCAGCATGCCGTCACCGTGCACAAACATGCGGACTCGCCGGAACTGCGTGCCCAGCTCAAGACCTTGTTTCATGACGGCACGCCGCCGGTCGAAGCCCCGCGCGCGTGA
- a CDS encoding DNA-binding protein, which produces MDTVPNGNVEQKFQEMLAKLTAAPAWSEKQQLELEMARDISTEMLRLAEVMRDGSVDMETCLTMLKYAKVLDFVMTTLASRRDIKPQTLRVIFKLAGLKVDEAYPG; this is translated from the coding sequence ATGGACACGGTACCCAACGGAAACGTCGAACAGAAATTTCAGGAAATGCTGGCGAAGCTGACCGCGGCACCCGCGTGGTCGGAAAAGCAGCAGCTCGAACTGGAAATGGCACGCGACATTTCCACCGAAATGTTGCGGCTCGCCGAAGTCATGCGCGACGGCAGTGTCGACATGGAAACGTGCCTGACGATGCTCAAGTACGCGAAGGTGCTCGACTTCGTGATGACGACGCTCGCTTCACGTCGCGACATCAAACCGCAAACGCTGCGGGTCATTTTCAAGCTGGCCGGCCTGAAAGTGGATGAGGCCTATCCCGGCTAG
- a CDS encoding SAM-dependent methyltransferase, which translates to MSSKTHEIRPNQSVELLKELHILTRDGKMNQDSRRKLKQVYHLFQFIEPLLKDLKDQQDAVTLVDHGAGKSYLGFILYDLFFKEFQDAAGGASHIYGIETREDLVTKSEALADRLGFKGMSFLNLSVAESITSERLPAQIDIVTALHACNTATDDALRFALEKHARYIVVVPCCQAEVAGVLRQNKGKSLGNALTEIWRHPLHTREFGSQITNVLRCLQLEAHGYQVSVTELVGWEHSMKNELIIAQFKDLPRRRPAERLNEVMETLGIEELKERFFVSA; encoded by the coding sequence ATGTCCAGCAAAACCCACGAAATCCGTCCGAACCAATCCGTCGAGCTGTTAAAGGAGCTTCATATCCTGACGCGCGACGGCAAGATGAATCAGGACAGCCGCCGCAAGCTGAAGCAGGTCTATCACCTGTTCCAGTTCATCGAGCCGCTGCTGAAAGACCTCAAGGACCAGCAGGACGCGGTGACGCTCGTCGACCATGGCGCCGGCAAGTCATATCTAGGTTTTATCCTGTATGACCTGTTCTTCAAGGAATTTCAGGACGCCGCTGGTGGGGCGTCGCACATTTACGGCATCGAAACGCGCGAGGATCTCGTGACGAAATCCGAGGCGCTGGCCGACCGGCTGGGCTTCAAGGGCATGTCATTCCTGAATCTGTCGGTCGCGGAGTCCATTACGTCAGAGCGTTTGCCGGCGCAGATCGATATCGTGACGGCGCTGCATGCGTGCAATACCGCGACTGACGACGCGCTCCGGTTCGCTCTGGAAAAGCACGCCAGGTACATCGTGGTCGTACCGTGTTGCCAGGCTGAGGTGGCCGGGGTTTTGCGGCAGAACAAGGGTAAATCGCTGGGAAATGCTTTGACCGAGATCTGGCGGCATCCGCTGCATACCCGGGAATTTGGAAGCCAGATTACTAACGTGCTGCGCTGCTTGCAGCTGGAAGCACATGGCTATCAGGTGAGCGTGACCGAGCTGGTCGGGTGGGAGCATTCCATGAAGAATGAACTGATTATTGCGCAGTTCAAGGATCTGCCGAGGCGGCGGCCGGCTGAGAGGCTTAATGAGGTGATGGAGACCCTTGGCATCGAGGAGCTGAAGGAACGGTTTTTCGTCTCCGCCTGA